The following nucleotide sequence is from Pseudoliparis swirei isolate HS2019 ecotype Mariana Trench chromosome 7, NWPU_hadal_v1, whole genome shotgun sequence.
ACTCCAGGGGATTTGGGAATCCTCcgtggtgagggcagcgcggccaggtcatgtttgcgtgctgtgGCACATTAAATAGTCTAGAgggttttttttcagcgtgagaaataagATGTGTGGTGGGAGTGTGACTAAAGACTGAAATGAGTGACTGTTACGCTCAATGCGttacacttgagagccctggacttgtgattgaaaatgtatatatatatattttagccactacataaaaaaaaaacacatttccacaatTTTAAGCTGCTTTTTTTTCATGCATTTAATTTGTAGGACGACCAAACCTTTAATGTTGGCTTAAGGCTCCGGCTGAACAGCCCCAGTGGATCAGATGTTACCCATGATGTGATGCAGACTTGCAGCTACACTCGCTGGGCCTCTAGAGAGATTCTCTGTGACAGGAACTACATGGAAGTAGGTCACTTAATATTGAAAGCTCTACCAACTTGTCTCTAACAATCTATTAAGCCACCATTTCCTGTCTGTAGGTGTCACGCCACATTGCTGCCTCTGATGCTGAAGTGAAGGGGCAGACTCGAGATGTTAAAGAGATCGACATCATTCCTGATGTACGTGTACACATTCCTGTTACATTGGGCTTGCTTTTCAACCTGCATCGTTCTTATCTCATTAAAGAGGAAATTATTCATTCTCTCCTTGCCTATAGGCCTCTGGGGCAGCACATGGCATCTGGAAGTTGACATTTTACACCCCAGAACCAGTGTCAATGGTGCTGAGGGAGGCTGAACAAGCCGGTTATGGTGCCATGGTGACGTCAACCCGTCTGGTTATGCGATCCCCCTACAGTACAGCGGAGACCACTTCAGAAGAAGTAAGCAACACACCCATCAAGTGGTTTGCATAAAAGTTTGCTCTGGAAGCAtaactataaacctgacatCTCTTAGGTGGATGGAGTCTCCATGGAAGTTTTCAGGGTGAGCGCCTACTACAAGACaccacatggtctgggtgtggtGGACTTGGCAGCTGCTTGTCCCACAGGCAAGTCTCGAGCATTATGTGTGGACATGGTTTTCTTAAGTTTGTCATATGGATGAGTCAACAGTTGGTTATCATTAACAGGTGGCGTCCTCTTCACCAACAATGTAATCTCTTGGCACGTACCTCGCCGTATGACACCACTGGTAGATGGCAGCTTTGAAATCCGAGAAATGCACATGGGCATCAACGGAAGGAGGCTTGATGCATCTCAGATGGCTGCACGAGGGTACACGCTGTCCGCCACAGATTTCCACATCATCATTGAGATCCCAGTCGGCTCGCCTGATGGTCACTACAAGGTTGGGCAGTCCTCTAGCTTAGAAATGAAAGGGTCACTTTTCTTTGCATAATTTATTAAAATGTGATGAATAATTGCAGAGCCATGCCCCAGATTACCAGTACCACGTCACCTACGTTGTGGAGCCCATGCTCGAGGTACTGTGGGGGACCACAGTCACCCGAGATCATACCAGATACAAGGTGTTGTTCCCCATTACCACCCCTCTTATTCTTCAAGCTCTCCACGTCCAAGAAAGTAAGTCATTATCTGGTAAATGACAGAACTTCAGGCTAATAAAGGGAGGTTTATAGCCTTTTTCCTATTCCTCAGATACTGTCCCAGAGGCTCGCCTTTTCAGCATTGTCTTGGGGCCCCTACTTCATGATGTTGTGCTGAGGAACATCTCCTTCTCCACCAGCGTGCTCACTGTTGAAGAGAGCAATGCCAGAGGTTTTACAATCCAGGAGCATCGCCACTCCAATGGAACCAAGAGCATCTCTGTTTTAGTGCCCTTTGATGCCGATATTGTCCTGAAAGATGCAAGTGAAATTATAGATGTTTAATGTCACTTGGTGCCCGCTTATTTGCTCTATTGGTTTCAGTGACTTAACGGATTTGTTTAAATCTGCAGAATCCTGAACCCTTGGTTACAAcctacttcctctctctgatctTTGGGTTTATCATCCTTACTGAAGAAACTCCATTTGCCCACCCAGTCGAGTTGCAGGTATCTCTGCAAGATGTTGGTGAGATTGAACTTTTAACTCTATCTAGCTCACAATTGTGTCACGTGGGGAAAAATTTAACCAATATGGCCATGAAATTTCCCaggtacttttaaaatgtacatgTTTTAAATGCAACATTATTGGTGCTGAAGGAGACAGTTTATCTGTCAGTCGACTGAAAGATGTGATATGGATGTCAACTGACCAAAAACCTTGGGTGTCtccttttaaatatgacattacaCTACCTCATAGAGTTTAAGATAAAGATAATCCAATGGTCAACCATGTCTATGCTTTTAGAGCTACCAACCATCACGGGCACTtgtgaccagaaccagtttTACATCAGTGTGAAATACGGGAGTCAAGGCAACAATTTCAAGGCAATGGTTGGACATCAGCAGCTGACGCCTGACATGGCTCACTACCAGTTCCAAGAAAACGGCACACACTTCAGCGTCGGTCTTCCATACAATGCCAAGGATGCGACCTTCGAGGTATGTTTCACTGTAACCTCTCACCTTGAAACTTCTGCATTGGATAacttccctctttctcttccagCTGATAACCTCAGATTCACTAAGAGCCCACGTTGACTTCTTTCTGCTTCATGCCCATAACGACTGGGTGCTCGCTGATCTCCTCTTGTCCTGCAACTTTCCCTTAACAACAACCGGTAAGACTTAAACATGTTGAGGGTTTCTGCTGATGGGACTATAGGACATGTTCTTCACCCTTACTACCTCTACTCGCAGAGTGCTACCCCAATGGAACGATGACGGCTACGGCTGTGAAGGTGGCTTCTGTGACCAATATGGTCCCAAGTAGGCTGACTCTAAAGGACCAGTCTTGCAAACCAGCATTCAGTGGTGATCGCTTTGCATATTTCTCTTTCAATGTTGCGTCCTGTGGAACCACAAGAACAGTAAGTGTTGGTTCACCTTAAATCTCCACACTATATTGTTAAATGCTAATGCCCCCGTCCTTTTGTCCTCAGTTCTTTGaccactacatgctgtatgaaAATGAGATTGCCTTGCCTTACAACAAAGGAGCATCACCAGTTGGTCCTCAGTACAGGTAGAGGGACTCGTCCACTCTTTTAATCGAATATACTTTCTAGTGAAGTCCACCtcagtgtattttcttttctccaagACAAACTATTTCCTGCTACTATGTGGTCAACGAGACTCAGACTGTTGGCTTCAGCTCAAAACCAAGACTCTATGAACCCACCGCAGAGATCGGCTCAGGACAGCTGATGGTTCAAATGAGGCTAGCCCAGGGTAAAGTTGACTTCATCACAACCTTGTTTTACGACTGTACCCAGTCTGGGCAATGCCTCTTTCTAATgggactctcctcctccagattCATCGTACACACTCTTCTACCAAGCAGAAGATTATCCAGTTGTAAAACATCTGAGGCAGCCTCTCTATTTTGAGGTCGAGCTGGTTGAGGCTACTGACCCAAATTTGGAGCTCATCTTGGAGAACTGTTGGACTACACTTGATGAAGACCGGACATCTCTGCCTAGCTGGGATATTATTGTGGACAGGTAATGAGTCGCATAAAGCTAGGTAAGGTCTCAAAACTTGTGATAAatcaaatatgttgtcaatCCCTCCCCAGCTGTGCGAATCCTGATGACAGCTATGTGACAATCTTCCATCCTGTTGTGAGAGATGCCAGGGTTTTAGTCCCATCCCACATCAAACGCTTCTCTATGAAGATGTTCACCTTTACTAAAGATGAGGTGGTTCTGAAGAACGAGGTAACGTGTGCGCAGTGTGCATCGTCCACATCGCATAGTGGCTGTGTAAGAAACCCTTCTGTCCGTCTACAGATCTTTGTCCACTGCGACGCAGAGATTTGTGACTCGCACAGCCAAGCAGATGGTTCATGCCGAGGCCAGTGTGTTCAACCTGCACACCAGATGAACTACAGACGAGAGAGAAAACGAGGTAAGGGACATATGGGAAACATTTGTCAACAAACTACATGCAGTTGGTGATcgactttgtctttttttttttctagtaCAAAGAGCAACGGACTCAATCAACCAAAGGCACATCTCCTCTGGGCCTATTGTGTTAACCTCTGGTCAAACTCCTGAATAAACTAATTTGAACTTCTGTAATCTCTTCACTCAATTTGTATCCATTTGGTTTTAACCCTGCATTGCATGTGTCATACATTCAGGGCAGCAACTTTTACTGTGGCACTTTAGGCAGATCGACAATAGGTTGTGTACAGATGTGTGAGAAGCAGCAAGATGACGAATTTAGACGGACCAGCTCCACAAGTTTTCTGatgtgcagtggtcgggtgtataaAGGATGGCACAGGTGGCGAGGACACTGATGAAAGTATTGGCCATATGAGAACCTTGACCACCCTCTCCCCTACCTGCTGCAGGGACGGAGCACGTtctcaacagactgcttcagcagAACATTCTTGACTACAATAAATCACTTCTGGTCacatcctcctcaaattgaacatcaCTAAACTTTGCACCGCTTTCACTTCATACTTTAGCTACACTGTATacacttatttttttacattttcaaggGGAAGTTGCAGGACACCGTCACCAGTCCGGCTTTGGACTACGCTGTGTTTTTCCCGTACGCGCCCGATGGGTTTGGTCTTGCCTACCAAGTCTCAGACGACTGGATCCGCTACACTGGGTCCAGCTACCCGACTCGAAACGTCCACAAGTCCTTGGACATTTTCACTGTCCTGGAAGGAAAGACACTCGGCTAAGAAACACGTGATTGGTTTTATGAAACTGTGGCATGCGATTACCTTCTCTGGGCAACCATGCAGAAAGTgagataaatatgaatatttaatgcACCACAAAATAAACACGAATATGTTCGCTCTCCACTTTAACGGATtcaattctttttttaagatgAACTTCTCTGCAACACAGAGATTAGAGTATGAAGTCAGCTTCTGTGCCTTCATCAAAATGTATTATCAAGTAATCGAACagtatacattaaaaaatatattttctatgtCTATAATGTACTTTATTATTGATACATGTATTATCAGGATCAGTTTTGTTATTGCAGTTTTGCCACTAGGACATGGCCCGTGGATTCTTCGATGTTGCTCTGGCTCAGTGTCTTATGCTGCAGCCACAAAGTCCTAACGCTACAACCTTCTCTCACATCTCAGTTAAGTAAGTGATTTATTCCCTGCAGGCAGGTTCTCTTGCTGCCTTATATTAGTGCGCTTATAGTGCTGCGGGTCTAAAGTTTCTGCCTTGTAATTGGATAGTGTGACCCATTAGCTAATTCTATCCAAAATAGGAACAAGATGTTTGTCCATATATTACTTTCCCTTTGGGATAATTCGGAGAGGTCTCTGAAAAAGATGGAGCCTTTAAATAGTTTTCCATACCTGCTATTTGACATTATTGTGATAGGGCGGATGTGGAAGCAATTTCTTCATGAAATTGTGTCTGACAAATTAAGGATAATCACAATCCACCATATCATATGACAATGGAGCATAATTGGCCTGCTTGActgctttgtgtgtctctgctccCTGAATGAGAAACGCTGCCACGTCACACGGGATGTGTCAGTGAGGACTGCAGCTTGtggggaagaagaggaaaacaggCGGAGGGGTCCCACCTACACAAGATGAGAATACAATCCTGTGGTTTTAAGGCTCGTTTATTCATGAAGGGATTCCTTCGAGGTAAGAAGCCACTGGGAAGTGTATCTCAACCAAACGAGTGTGAATAGAAACATTTAAGAAAGAAGGCCGTTTCCTGTAAAGGTATAGGACACCGAGCCGGGGCCCCAGGCTCCCGGGCCGAGCCCCTCTGGGTGCATACACCGGTGGTGTGTTTAAGTTTGTACCCTCGTCAAATAGTGTTCccatgaagaagaacaacaatggGTTATGTATCAGGGTTGGTTCAGTTCTAGAAGGGTTTATGGGGGTAGAGCCGTATAAAGAGACGGTTCTAAGTTTTGTGAAACACGTCTGTCTCAAGTGGACTCCACTCAGTTCTGCATACGAGCTGAGGAGGGCAGCAGAACAATGTCCATGCAGAGCTGCACCAGGACGAAGCAGccgcagcggcagcagcagcagcagcagcagcatctagCGGCGCTCGGGTCGCGGCCGTCGCTCTCGTCACTTCAGTCCAAGACGCGTTCAGGGGATTAGAAGTGACGCTCCACCACCTCGCAATGTTTACACCGTCAGCCTCCACTTTCTCACTAGACGCGCCGGAGCTGCAATGAAGGTGCCGTTGTCTTTCCGCAACCTTCGTTAGCTCGAGCAGCTGTATGTCGCGTTACGGGGCCTGCGCTCGAGATATAAACTCTCACAACGTCCACCGGGGCAGCCGTCACGTAACCTCGACTTCAGTGTGACGTTAAGCTTGAAATGAATCGGTTACATCTATTTGAATGTGCGTGTATGTTTCCGCTGTCTCGCCACATTGACGTTTAAACATATTGAAACTGTGCAGCTACTGTTAGCTTAATGGTCTCGTTTGCTCTGCTGCAGTGTTTTGACAGTTCTAGCCGTCTGCACTTCCGGTCTGCATGGTTTGTGCTTCATTGTTTTCAAGTCGTTTAGTTAGTTAACCTACCTCGTCTATAATTAGAGTTGGTGGGGTAGCCATGTGCATGAAGGATGCTATCGGCACGCATTCATGTTGAAGACACTGTTCATGTTGTGCAGTTTACACAACATGAAGGTGAGCATGAGGAATACTGACATTCCGGTGTTTCCTGTCTGCCAGGCAGGGGCCTCGTCCATGTGGGCTTCATGCTGTGGTCTGCTGAATGAAGTCATGGGTGCTGGGGCCGTCAGAGGCCAGCAGCCAGGATTTGGGGCCGGTGCTGGAGCCTTCAGATTTGCCCCCAGTGCGGGGTACTCTCCATACCCGCCCACCAGCTCAGGGACCCCCAGTCTTGTATGCAAGAGCTGTGGTCAGGCCTTCTCCGTATTTAAGAGGAAGGTAGGTATCACTATCCGGCTGTtctcggggttcgtacggtcatggaaaacctggaaaagtcatggcattttcaaaatggttatttccaggcctggaaaagtcatggaaaaaacttaaatcataaaagtttggaaaaaatcattgaaatgtgtgataaccacatgttcatttacgccgagtttgaaattatgaatacgttttttaaaagaaagacgctcaaaatacaagttggcgtacgctctcgatttgcacaattttcaaaaatgttcatgtttataccgagatttcagtttggtcatgaaaatttggtttaaagtcatggaaaagtacTGGAAatcattggtcaaaatgtgtaagaaccctgtgttcTGTGTGATGCCAGCATATGTTAATTGGTGCACTGACTTATTGAGAAAGGAAAATGACTGCAGAGGGGGATATTAAcggaggggataaggctcgcagaatcagtaacttcttttaaatcacttcttaaaacccatttttatagagaaGCTTTTGAgtgatccatttaatttaaaattttaaatatacttgtaaatgtaatattggtttcttgctgttccaattgtttggctttgactctttgtggagcactttgtaaacattgtttttaaaggtgctatataaataaagttattattagatTAATATTTTAAGTAACTAATTACTTGCTATATACTTGGCTGTAGCATTTAGATGGAGTGCGTGTTTTACACTCGATTTCTAGTGTGCATTCGTAATGGGTgttcatattttttatgttgTCCAGCCAATTTATTTAAAAGTGAAATTATTTTAGCTTGTATAAGCATACAccctaattattattaaaattaatCTTCTTATGTCTTTGTCATAcctacaaaaaaagaagaagaaaaagcttaAACCTAATACAATTTACACCCAGATGCTTctaatgtctttaaaaaaaggctgTGCCATTCTGGCTGATTTCAGAGGCAGATGAACACCACATTTGCTCTTTAATATCTCCAGTGCTCATGTTCATGTGTGACTCTGGGTCTCATTTTGTCTGAACCCTGTGCTTCACGCGCTCACTGTGCAAGTCTAATCCCACGTCTTGCATTTATTACTGTTTGATGTTTGGCACTTAAAAGATATGAGCTGCTTCCTTTCTCTGTGCCTGGAGAGCTATAGGAGATGTGAATGATTGAATAAGGAAGGAACGGTCTCCTTGCATTGATATATGTTCCAGTAATTGCTTAAATAATAGTTATCTTTCTGTTTTCCTCTTTTGAATGTCATACTATGATTTTAAATTTGAAAATAAGGggttcatttaaaaacatttggcAACATTTGTATGTCAAATGCAGAGTTGTTTTTTCAGGCAGTTTTGACTAATGGTCCAATCTGAAGTTGCCTCATTTCCATTcccttgttgttcttcttctgtctctgcAGTACATTTGCTGCGACTGCAAGAAGAACTTCTGCTCTCTGTGCTCGGTGCTTCAGGAGAATCGGCGTGTTTGTGCCACATGCCATTTGCTGAAAGCAACCGCCTTTCAGCGGCCGCGGCTCATGCGCCTACGAGTCAGGGACCTGCGTCAGTACTTGCTGCTTCGTAACATCCCCACCGACACCTGCAGGGAAAAAGAAGACCTGGTGAACTTGGTGCTCTGTCACCAAGGaattgaggaagaggaggaacctGACATGAGCAGCCTCCACTCTCGCTCCCTGTATACGCCGACTCCTTCTACCACACAGTCGGCCTCAGAGCTGTCTGCATTCGTCGCctcccaggaggaggaggaggtggaagaggagcagcagctcgACAGGAGTGATAGCGCTGATACCAACCAGGTTGGGACTGACTTTAGATATGATGTGGACTAGCACCAGACATCAGCCATATCCTTGTAATCATTTGTTGAGACCCAGAAGTATGTTAGTGACTAGTTTCTCAGTTTTTAAGTCATCACATGGCCcttctagtttgttttttaaactaatttTGGCAGATAGAATAATTACTTTGAAGTTAAGATTTTCTATACTGGTGGCCTGGAGGAACAAAAAATTAGATTCAcgaatttaaactttttttaactTCCAGATCTTATACATTATGTCATCACATCAGGCTGATATATTTGTCAAGCTGTCACAACTGAGACCGTGGGAACCACTTGACAAATAATAACCAAGTGAGGGATTTTGCTCATCCTTTCATTCCTTTCATTACTACAATTTGTAAGCCAGCTAAATAAAAAGTGCtcaggattttaaaaaacagggaaataaaaagtgaaagagAGAATAAGAAGCACCGCAGCTCGCACTGAAAAGGAGCTCAGCTTCGATCAGCTGGGATCCACTATAAATACTTGTACTTGGCCTGCTTAGGGAGCAGTAAGCTTTCTATGAATGGAAGGTATGAGACATTGTTGTTCCCAAGGTGTCAGGGAGCTGAATATTGTCTAATCCTGCCTGATCCTCTGGTTACTGGCTGCTTCCTTGCGTATTGTGCGCACTAATGTTCGTCAttgttgctgttgtgtttcAGGATATCGGCGATGCCACATCTGTGTCTCTCCTCAACTTGGACGCGAGTGAACACACAACTGAGGTGATCAGATGTCCTGCGGTCATTATGAAATCATACTTATGCGAAGTATTGACAATTGCATCTCAATTATGTTGTTGAATATTGTGTGGATCTTCTAGAGTGCAAGGAAGTCAATGTAGGGACTCAAAATAAGATGATCCTTACTTTTTTGTCTTGGCTGGATCtgaatggaaaaaaacaataaaagccaTAAGAGTTTGGCAGTGCAGTGTTGTGCAGAATACAACACTTAATATACTTCAAACGTTCACAATTTTGTCAAAGTGCTTTAAAGAATCGGCAATGAAAAAGAGAATTTCGATCACGAGACGTGTCAAGTGGTCGGGCATTTGTATGAATGAACACGATGACCTTTGTGTCCCTGCATGTCACTGTTTTGCATGAGGCTAATCTCCCATGTTTGTTTTAGGAATCTCAAGGTCCAGTTTTGTTGAGTCTCCAATGACTGGATTTGTGCTCCTTCAGGTCAGTCCTCAGACACGACGTCGGGCCAGGGCGTCTCTCTCAGACCTCTCCAGTTTGAGGGACATCGAGGGTCTTTCTGTCCGGCAGCTGAAGGAGATCCTCGCCAGGAACTTCGTCAACTATTCAGGGTGCTGCGAGAAGTGGGAGCTGGTGGAGCGCGTCAACCGACTgtacagagagacggaggagaacaGGAAATCATGTGcgtatgaaatg
It contains:
- the LOC130196973 gene encoding uncharacterized protein LOC130196973 — translated: MWRLGNMLLWNLMAAVILLAQARPNMKVNSQSSSGLHSDCVGNLMRLSLDKALAVGNVLEVEAINGTQHIVITPNLAAQCGYSMESDPWGNTRIYSSLLGCYVDNKDDQTFNVGLRLRLNSPSGSDVTHDVMQTCSYTRWASREILCDRNYMEVSRHIAASDAEVKGQTRDVKEIDIIPDASGAAHGIWKLTFYTPEPVSMVLREAEQAGYGAMVTSTRLVMRSPYSTAETTSEEVDGVSMEVFRVSAYYKTPHGLGVVDLAAACPTGGVLFTNNVISWHVPRRMTPLVDGSFEIREMHMGINGRRLDASQMAARGYTLSATDFHIIIEIPVGSPDGHYKSHAPDYQYHVTYVVEPMLEVLWGTTVTRDHTRYKVLFPITTPLILQALHVQENTVPEARLFSIVLGPLLHDVVLRNISFSTSVLTVEESNARGFTIQEHRHSNGTKSISVLVPFDADIVLKDNPEPLVTTYFLSLIFGFIILTEETPFAHPVELQVSLQDVELPTITGTCDQNQFYISVKYGSQGNNFKAMVGHQQLTPDMAHYQFQENGTHFSVGLPYNAKDATFELITSDSLRAHVDFFLLHAHNDWVLADLLLSCNFPLTTTECYPNGTMTATAVKVASVTNMVPSRLTLKDQSCKPAFSGDRFAYFSFNVASCGTTRTFFDHYMLYENEIALPYNKGASPVGPQYRQTISCYYVVNETQTVGFSSKPRLYEPTAEIGSGQLMVQMRLAQDSSYTLFYQAEDYPVVKHLRQPLYFEVELVEATDPNLELILENCWTTLDEDRTSLPSWDIIVDSCANPDDSYVTIFHPVVRDARVLVPSHIKRFSMKMFTFTKDEVVLKNEIFVHCDAEICDSHSQADGSCRGQCVQPAHQMNYRRERKRVQRATDSINQRHISSGPIVLTSGQTPE
- the rnf34a gene encoding E3 ubiquitin-protein ligase RNF34a isoform X3, translating into MKAGASSMWASCCGLLNEVMGAGAVRGQQPGFGAGAGAFRFAPSAGYSPYPPTSSGTPSLVCKSCGQAFSVFKRKYICCDCKKNFCSLCSVLQENRRVCATCHLLKATAFQRPRLMRLRVRDLRQYLLLRNIPTDTCREKEDLVNLVLCHQGIEEEEEPDMSSLHSRSLYTPTPSTTQSASELSAFVASQEEEEVEEEQQLDRSDSADTNQDIGDATSVSLLNLDASEHTTEVSPQTRRRARASLSDLSSLRDIEGLSVRQLKEILARNFVNYSGCCEKWELVERVNRLYRETEENRKSLENVSTTVSTVEHLPPPICNKPIGDGVKGPLTVQEDNLCRICMDSVIDCVLLECGHMVTCTKCGKRMNECPICRQYVVRAVHVFKS
- the rnf34a gene encoding E3 ubiquitin-protein ligase RNF34a isoform X4, which codes for MAGASSMWASCCGLLNEVMGAGAVRGQQPGFGAGAGAFRFAPSAGYSPYPPTSSGTPSLVCKSCGQAFSVFKRKYICCDCKKNFCSLCSVLQENRRVCATCHLLKATAFQRPRLMRLRVRDLRQYLLLRNIPTDTCREKEDLVNLVLCHQGIEEEEEPDMSSLHSRSLYTPTPSTTQSASELSAFVASQEEEEVEEEQQLDRSDSADTNQDIGDATSVSLLNLDASEHTTEVSPQTRRRARASLSDLSSLRDIEGLSVRQLKEILARNFVNYSGCCEKWELVERVNRLYRETEENRKSLENVSTTVSTVEHLPPPICNKPIGDGVKGPLTVQEDNLCRICMDSVIDCVLLECGHMVTCTKCGKRMNECPICRQYVVRAVHVFKS
- the rnf34a gene encoding E3 ubiquitin-protein ligase RNF34a isoform X2 translates to MLKTLFMLCSLHNMKVSMRNTDIPVFPVCQAGASSMWASCCGLLNEVMGAGAVRGQQPGFGAGAGAFRFAPSAGYSPYPPTSSGTPSLVCKSCGQAFSVFKRKYICCDCKKNFCSLCSVLQENRRVCATCHLLKATAFQRPRLMRLRVRDLRQYLLLRNIPTDTCREKEDLVNLVLCHQGIEEEEEPDMSSLHSRSLYTPTPSTTQSASELSAFVASQEEEEVEEEQQLDRSDSADTNQDIGDATSVSLLNLDASEHTTEVSPQTRRRARASLSDLSSLRDIEGLSVRQLKEILARNFVNYSGCCEKWELVERVNRLYRETEENRKSLENVSTTVSTDGVKGPLTVQEDNLCRICMDSVIDCVLLECGHMVTCTKCGKRMNECPICRQYVVRAVHVFKS
- the rnf34a gene encoding E3 ubiquitin-protein ligase RNF34a isoform X1 — encoded protein: MLKTLFMLCSLHNMKVSMRNTDIPVFPVCQAGASSMWASCCGLLNEVMGAGAVRGQQPGFGAGAGAFRFAPSAGYSPYPPTSSGTPSLVCKSCGQAFSVFKRKYICCDCKKNFCSLCSVLQENRRVCATCHLLKATAFQRPRLMRLRVRDLRQYLLLRNIPTDTCREKEDLVNLVLCHQGIEEEEEPDMSSLHSRSLYTPTPSTTQSASELSAFVASQEEEEVEEEQQLDRSDSADTNQDIGDATSVSLLNLDASEHTTEVSPQTRRRARASLSDLSSLRDIEGLSVRQLKEILARNFVNYSGCCEKWELVERVNRLYRETEENRKSLENVSTTVSTVEHLPPPICNKPIGDGVKGPLTVQEDNLCRICMDSVIDCVLLECGHMVTCTKCGKRMNECPICRQYVVRAVHVFKS
- the rnf34a gene encoding E3 ubiquitin-protein ligase RNF34a isoform X5, whose product is MWASCCGLLNEVMGAGAVRGQQPGFGAGAGAFRFAPSAGYSPYPPTSSGTPSLVCKSCGQAFSVFKRKYICCDCKKNFCSLCSVLQENRRVCATCHLLKATAFQRPRLMRLRVRDLRQYLLLRNIPTDTCREKEDLVNLVLCHQGIEEEEEPDMSSLHSRSLYTPTPSTTQSASELSAFVASQEEEEVEEEQQLDRSDSADTNQDIGDATSVSLLNLDASEHTTEVSPQTRRRARASLSDLSSLRDIEGLSVRQLKEILARNFVNYSGCCEKWELVERVNRLYRETEENRKSLENVSTTVSTVEHLPPPICNKPIGDGVKGPLTVQEDNLCRICMDSVIDCVLLECGHMVTCTKCGKRMNECPICRQYVVRAVHVFKS